Proteins encoded by one window of Halococcus saccharolyticus DSM 5350:
- a CDS encoding coiled-coil protein — protein sequence MPSTIEQSANVELTEDDLDSDSKGKLIKLAGKLRDRRNDLNQMASERASKRDELNAKTREKVDAAQEHREQRDELNDQVQEHKSKRNELNAEANELFDEVDDMKSDLELDEGKDLDELESEIQDLEFKQQTEVLSSEDERELIEKIENKREEYRQRQEALDETDGLEEIKAEAEEVRAEASEHHEKVTELADEAQEHHNQMIEAYREADDVRDEADEWHEKFVEAQEAADRHHEDFVEVQKRLREMDKEEEEERKSERDKKREEAEAEAEEIYEQFKQGETLDTEDLMKLQKAGKL from the coding sequence ATGCCAAGCACAATCGAACAATCAGCGAACGTCGAACTCACCGAGGACGACCTCGACAGCGACTCGAAAGGCAAACTGATCAAACTCGCCGGCAAGCTCCGCGACCGGCGCAACGACCTCAATCAGATGGCCTCCGAGCGCGCCTCCAAACGCGACGAGCTCAACGCCAAGACCCGCGAGAAGGTCGACGCCGCCCAGGAGCACCGCGAGCAGCGCGACGAGCTCAACGATCAGGTACAGGAGCACAAGTCGAAACGCAACGAGCTCAACGCCGAGGCCAACGAGCTGTTCGACGAGGTCGACGACATGAAGTCCGACCTCGAACTCGACGAGGGCAAGGATCTCGACGAGCTCGAATCCGAGATCCAGGACCTCGAGTTCAAACAGCAGACCGAAGTGCTCTCTAGCGAGGACGAGCGCGAGCTGATCGAGAAGATCGAGAACAAACGCGAGGAGTACCGACAGCGACAGGAGGCTCTCGACGAGACCGACGGGCTCGAAGAGATCAAAGCCGAGGCCGAGGAGGTCCGTGCGGAGGCCTCCGAACACCACGAGAAGGTCACGGAGCTCGCCGACGAGGCCCAAGAGCATCACAACCAGATGATCGAGGCCTATCGCGAGGCCGACGACGTCCGCGACGAGGCCGACGAGTGGCACGAGAAGTTCGTCGAGGCCCAGGAGGCCGCCGACCGCCACCACGAGGACTTCGTCGAGGTCCAGAAGCGCCTGCGCGAGATGGACAAAGAGGAAGAAGAGGAGCGCAAGTCCGAGCGCGACAAGAAGCGCGAGGAGGCAGAAGCCGAGGCCGAGGAGATCTACGAGCAGTTCAAGCAGGGCGAGACCCTCGACACCGAGGACCTGATGAAACTGCAGAAAGCGGGCAAGCTCTAA